One part of the Bdellovibrio bacteriovorus genome encodes these proteins:
- a CDS encoding Lnb N-terminal periplasmic domain-containing protein, with translation MKMGLLLFSLTFSSLALATNDLSSRASTEKWADNVQWLRLLQYDKNTFGGYTSPAENPAFFLHPEGKNNPSLELQATISALMNPEKKIKSKDGQFNESAACVFPARKLWLEKISGQKLPSVSCERYERFLEILQPQSLTYVFSSYYLNNPASAFGHTFLRINKSASSRDGERYELSDYGVGYAAVKVSDNPFIYSFLGVSGLMPGTFDINPYYYKVREYNDFESRDLWEYDLNFTPEEVQLIVANIWELISAEFNYHYFKENCSYRILALLEAARPSLELTKDLKSQVMPADTVGTLYEQKDLVKNIHYRPSIRATFDTRYKKLGSVEQERIRQFAKTESLPQLIAGLETQQKRDTLDAAMDYLDFRYPKEILRKQGAYLFKKDILLARAELGGASEPLTVPAPWNEAPHDAQGSRRWGLGYREWNSDRFYLIDAKLSLHDLLDPKKGYPPTAEITMGAFSFSFNPDSDEVALDKATLYEVISLSPVDAFNQGFSWRLKVSVERGYENGCTSLCRWTELSGGSGITKTYWSDLDLSLWLRATGQTSTDFAGDTWKIGAGPSVSARWNRDWFALFAESYYRYDYKGAEHEYRQNTLGVNFSLNKSLSLRLSGEDTNSVQRGEARLLYYY, from the coding sequence ATGAAAATGGGGCTTTTGCTTTTTTCACTGACCTTCTCTTCGCTGGCTCTGGCAACCAACGATCTGTCCTCTCGCGCCTCCACGGAAAAATGGGCCGACAATGTCCAGTGGTTGCGACTTCTGCAATACGACAAAAACACCTTCGGCGGTTATACCAGCCCGGCTGAAAACCCCGCTTTTTTCCTGCACCCTGAAGGGAAAAACAATCCTTCGCTGGAACTTCAGGCCACCATCTCGGCCCTGATGAATCCAGAAAAGAAAATCAAATCCAAAGATGGCCAGTTCAATGAATCTGCGGCTTGTGTCTTCCCGGCGCGTAAACTGTGGCTTGAAAAAATCAGCGGGCAAAAGCTGCCCTCCGTATCTTGCGAACGCTATGAACGCTTCCTGGAAATCCTGCAGCCACAGTCTTTGACCTATGTGTTTTCATCCTACTATCTGAACAATCCGGCATCTGCTTTCGGGCACACCTTCCTGCGCATCAATAAAAGCGCTTCATCCCGTGACGGCGAACGCTATGAGCTTTCTGACTATGGTGTCGGTTATGCTGCGGTGAAGGTTTCGGACAATCCTTTTATCTATTCATTCCTTGGTGTTTCAGGGCTGATGCCCGGCACCTTTGATATCAATCCGTATTACTACAAGGTTCGTGAATACAACGACTTCGAATCCCGTGACTTGTGGGAATATGACCTGAACTTCACGCCCGAGGAAGTTCAGTTGATCGTCGCCAATATCTGGGAACTGATCAGTGCCGAGTTCAATTATCACTATTTCAAAGAAAATTGTTCGTACCGTATTCTGGCGCTGCTGGAAGCCGCCCGACCTTCGCTGGAACTCACCAAAGACCTCAAGTCCCAGGTGATGCCTGCTGACACCGTCGGAACACTGTATGAACAAAAGGACCTGGTAAAGAACATCCATTATCGTCCTTCCATCCGCGCAACGTTCGACACCCGCTATAAAAAGCTGGGATCCGTGGAACAAGAACGCATTCGCCAGTTTGCGAAGACCGAATCTTTGCCCCAATTGATCGCAGGTCTTGAAACCCAGCAAAAGCGCGACACCCTGGATGCAGCCATGGACTATCTGGATTTCAGATATCCAAAAGAAATTTTGCGCAAACAAGGCGCTTACCTCTTTAAAAAGGACATTCTGCTGGCTCGTGCCGAACTCGGGGGCGCCTCTGAACCTCTGACCGTGCCTGCCCCTTGGAATGAGGCCCCTCACGATGCTCAAGGGTCGCGGCGCTGGGGACTGGGATACCGTGAGTGGAATTCAGACCGTTTCTATCTGATTGATGCAAAACTTTCGCTGCATGATCTGCTGGATCCCAAAAAGGGCTATCCTCCCACTGCCGAAATCACTATGGGCGCTTTCAGTTTCAGCTTTAATCCCGACTCTGATGAAGTTGCATTGGACAAAGCCACCTTGTACGAAGTCATTTCCCTTTCACCGGTCGATGCATTTAATCAGGGCTTTTCCTGGCGCCTGAAAGTTTCCGTCGAGCGCGGGTACGAAAACGGGTGCACTTCTCTTTGCCGCTGGACTGAACTGAGTGGAGGATCTGGCATCACCAAGACTTACTGGAGTGATCTGGATCTCAGTCTTTGGTTGCGTGCCACCGGTCAAACCAGCACGGACTTCGCTGGTGACACGTGGAAGATCGGTGCGGGCCCGTCGGTCAGCGCCCGCTGGAACCGTGACTGGTTTGCACTTTTTGCCGAAAGCTACTATCGCTACGACTACAAAGGTGCTGAGCACGAGTATCGTCAAAATACACTGGGTGTGAACTTCAGTCTGAACAAGTCCTTAAGCCTGCGCCTTTCCGGCGAAGACACAAACTCTGTCCAGCGGGGCGAAGCCCGCCTGCTTTACTATTACTAG
- the fghA gene encoding S-formylglutathione hydrolase — MNLTPLKTHKTFQGLTQFWEHDSAVTKTKMKFSTFIPQGKVKGCVIWLSGLTCTDENFITKAGAQKYLAEHQLMVICPDTSPRGLQLPGEHDSYDFGSGAGFYVDATVDGYKDHYKMYSYVNEELYSLIQKQFAVSAEHISVMGHSMGGHGALVLGLRNPGKYRSVSAFSPIVNPVQCPWGQKAFAGYLGTDTSAWSQYDATELVNSGARHPAKILIDQGTQDEFLQKGQLLTQNFEGACKTAGQPYEVNYCEQYDHSYYFIATFIESHIKFHASF, encoded by the coding sequence ATGAATCTAACACCTTTAAAAACACATAAGACATTCCAGGGGCTGACTCAGTTTTGGGAGCATGATTCGGCTGTGACCAAAACCAAGATGAAGTTTTCAACCTTCATCCCCCAGGGCAAAGTCAAAGGTTGCGTGATCTGGCTTTCAGGCCTGACCTGCACCGATGAAAACTTCATCACCAAGGCCGGAGCGCAAAAGTATCTGGCAGAACACCAACTGATGGTGATCTGCCCGGACACCTCACCACGGGGCCTGCAGCTTCCCGGAGAGCACGACAGCTATGACTTCGGTTCTGGCGCGGGTTTTTATGTGGATGCGACAGTGGATGGTTATAAAGACCACTACAAGATGTACAGCTATGTGAATGAAGAGCTTTATTCCCTGATTCAGAAACAGTTCGCAGTTTCTGCTGAGCATATTTCCGTCATGGGGCATTCTATGGGTGGGCACGGTGCTTTGGTTCTGGGGCTGCGCAATCCTGGGAAGTATCGTTCTGTTTCGGCATTTTCTCCGATAGTGAATCCGGTTCAGTGTCCTTGGGGACAAAAAGCCTTCGCAGGATATCTGGGAACAGACACCAGTGCATGGTCCCAGTACGATGCCACAGAATTGGTAAATAGCGGTGCCCGTCATCCGGCGAAAATCCTGATTGATCAGGGGACGCAAGATGAGTTTTTGCAAAAAGGCCAGCTGCTGACTCAGAACTTTGAAGGTGCCTGTAAAACTGCGGGACAGCCTTACGAAGTGAACTATTGTGAGCAGTACGATCACAGCTATTACTTCATTGCGACTTTCATTGAAAGTCACATCAAGTTTCACGCAAGTTTCTAG
- a CDS encoding cytochrome-c peroxidase, with protein sequence MKTARIRFLTLSMAACGIFLTIPKVAFGTDKELAKTAKALFGIIPAKTAAPDKVTAAQIELGRKIFFDYRLSKDGSTTCVRCHQPQFYSTDRLPQSAGFNNNKGARNAQSILNLKYQDIVHWRNDRTSIEDQALRSFTTHLSFGNSSEKEALKRLELAGYQPLFKDAFPGSGNPLTLENAAAALGSYQRSLTTRAPFDQFLEGDIKALSNQAKKGLNEFITVGCASCHNGTAVGGRTMQKFGVYQNYWNLTKSKNPDKGRQEISKKDEDLYVFKVPSLRNINETAPYFHDASTQDLETAIRWMGKLQLNKDLTDEQVSLIKAFLQSLTGELPKDFRIAPTLSPQPYAGPEPL encoded by the coding sequence TTGAAAACAGCTCGTATACGGTTCTTAACCTTGTCAATGGCAGCCTGTGGAATTTTCCTGACGATCCCCAAGGTGGCTTTCGGCACGGACAAGGAGCTTGCGAAAACCGCAAAAGCACTTTTTGGAATCATTCCGGCGAAAACAGCGGCCCCTGACAAAGTCACTGCCGCCCAAATAGAGCTGGGCAGAAAAATATTTTTTGACTACAGACTTTCCAAGGATGGCAGCACAACTTGCGTTCGCTGTCACCAACCTCAGTTTTACAGTACGGACCGACTGCCTCAATCTGCGGGATTTAATAACAACAAAGGGGCGCGCAACGCCCAATCGATCCTGAATCTGAAATATCAAGACATCGTGCATTGGCGCAACGACAGAACAAGCATCGAAGACCAGGCCCTGCGTTCGTTCACAACACATTTAAGCTTTGGAAACTCTTCGGAAAAAGAGGCCCTTAAAAGATTGGAACTGGCTGGTTACCAACCGTTGTTCAAGGACGCCTTCCCGGGATCGGGCAATCCATTAACTCTTGAAAATGCCGCCGCAGCACTGGGGTCTTATCAGCGCTCTTTAACCACCCGGGCACCCTTTGATCAGTTCCTGGAAGGCGACATCAAGGCCCTGTCCAATCAGGCCAAAAAAGGCCTGAACGAATTTATAACTGTTGGATGCGCCTCCTGCCACAACGGCACCGCTGTGGGAGGAAGAACCATGCAAAAATTCGGGGTTTATCAAAACTACTGGAATCTTACCAAGTCAAAAAATCCGGACAAAGGACGCCAGGAGATCAGCAAGAAAGATGAAGACCTTTATGTCTTCAAAGTGCCGTCGCTTCGTAACATCAACGAAACAGCCCCTTACTTCCACGATGCCTCGACACAGGATCTGGAAACTGCAATTCGCTGGATGGGCAAGCTTCAGCTCAATAAAGATCTGACGGACGAGCAAGTCAGCCTGATCAAAGCCTTCCTGCAAAGTCTGACCGGTGAACTGCCAAAAGACTTCCGGATTGCTCCGACGCTTTCGCCACAGCCCTACGCTGGACCAGAGCCACTCTGA
- a CDS encoding 4a-hydroxytetrahydrobiopterin dehydratase: MISQTELLRKKSHPVDQALAPEEIQQYLRILDGWTLQGLHIAKSFEFKNYYQTIAFVNALAFIVHNEDHHPELEVGYNRCVVKFYTHSVNEGLGGISENDFICAAKIDALAGNQFAPMSH; the protein is encoded by the coding sequence ATGATAAGTCAGACGGAACTCTTAAGAAAGAAAAGTCACCCGGTTGATCAGGCCCTGGCACCGGAAGAAATCCAGCAGTATCTCAGAATTCTGGACGGCTGGACTTTGCAGGGCCTTCATATTGCCAAGTCCTTTGAATTTAAGAACTACTACCAAACCATCGCCTTTGTGAATGCCCTGGCTTTTATCGTGCACAACGAAGATCATCATCCCGAACTGGAAGTGGGCTACAATCGCTGTGTGGTGAAGTTCTACACCCATTCGGTGAATGAGGGGCTGGGTGGAATCTCAGAAAATGATTTCATCTGCGCCGCCAAAATCGATGCCCTGGCCGGAAATCAGTTCGCGCCGATGTCGCATTGA
- a CDS encoding DUF3015 family protein has product MKSFIVALAVLGSAVSVQAASGLKGTGVYGVAGCGLGSLVFGNEEGAMQVIAATLNGTGVQTFGITSGTSNCGKGLFAKAEVNSFIESNSVALENDIARGQGETLSTLNNMLGCDSKFNSTLQQNYKEIYAPGVNSSEKIVTLAQSCQG; this is encoded by the coding sequence GTGAAATCATTCATCGTAGCATTGGCTGTTTTGGGTTCTGCGGTATCTGTACAAGCTGCTTCCGGTCTTAAAGGCACTGGCGTTTATGGCGTTGCAGGTTGCGGTCTGGGTTCTTTGGTTTTCGGTAACGAAGAAGGCGCGATGCAAGTTATCGCTGCAACTTTGAACGGTACTGGTGTTCAAACTTTCGGTATCACTTCCGGTACTTCCAACTGCGGTAAAGGTCTTTTTGCCAAAGCTGAAGTGAACTCCTTCATCGAATCCAACTCTGTAGCTTTGGAAAACGACATCGCTCGTGGCCAAGGTGAGACTCTGTCCACTTTGAACAACATGCTGGGCTGTGATTCCAAATTCAACAGCACTCTTCAACAGAACTACAAAGAGATCTACGCTCCAGGCGTGAACTCTTCTGAAAAAATCGTTACTTTGGCTCAATCTTGCCAAGGTTAA
- a CDS encoding S-(hydroxymethyl)glutathione dehydrogenase/class III alcohol dehydrogenase translates to MKIKAAVAWKAGAPLSIEEVDLEGPKKGEVLIKVVATGVCHTDAFTLSGADPEGLFPVILGHEGGGIVEEVGEGVTTLKKGDHVIPLYTPECKECKFCLSGKTNLCVRIRATQGKGLMPDGTSRFSKDGKMIHHYMGCSTFAEYTVVPEIALAKVNPAAPLDKVCLLGCGVTTGIGAVLNTAKVEKGATVAVFGLGGIGLSVIQGAKMAGASRIIAIDINDAKWEMAQKFGATDFVNPKKHDKPIQQVIVEMTEWGVDYSFECVGNTQLMRAALECAHRGWGQSIVIGVAGAGQEISTRPFQLVTGRVWKGSAFGGVKGRTELPGYVEQYMSGEINIDDMVTFTMPLEDINKAFDYMHEGKSIRSVIKM, encoded by the coding sequence ATGAAAATCAAAGCCGCTGTTGCCTGGAAAGCCGGAGCCCCATTGTCCATCGAAGAGGTTGATCTGGAAGGACCTAAAAAGGGCGAGGTTCTAATCAAGGTTGTTGCGACGGGCGTATGCCATACAGACGCTTTCACATTGTCCGGGGCGGACCCAGAGGGCTTGTTCCCGGTGATTCTGGGTCATGAAGGTGGCGGTATCGTTGAAGAAGTTGGCGAAGGCGTGACCACTTTGAAAAAAGGCGATCATGTGATTCCACTGTACACCCCAGAATGCAAAGAGTGCAAATTCTGTCTTTCCGGCAAAACCAATCTGTGTGTGCGTATCCGTGCGACTCAAGGCAAAGGCCTGATGCCGGATGGAACCTCCCGTTTTTCTAAAGACGGCAAAATGATTCATCACTATATGGGATGCTCCACTTTCGCGGAATATACCGTTGTACCAGAAATCGCATTGGCGAAGGTCAATCCGGCGGCCCCTTTGGATAAAGTGTGCCTGCTGGGTTGCGGGGTCACCACTGGGATTGGCGCTGTTTTGAACACGGCAAAGGTTGAAAAAGGTGCGACGGTGGCCGTCTTTGGTTTGGGCGGCATTGGTTTGTCTGTGATTCAAGGTGCAAAAATGGCCGGAGCTTCCCGTATCATCGCAATTGACATTAACGATGCGAAATGGGAAATGGCGCAGAAGTTCGGCGCAACGGACTTTGTAAATCCGAAAAAACACGACAAACCCATTCAACAGGTGATCGTGGAAATGACTGAATGGGGCGTGGACTATTCCTTCGAGTGCGTGGGTAACACCCAGTTGATGCGTGCGGCTTTGGAGTGTGCACACCGTGGCTGGGGCCAGTCCATCGTGATTGGTGTTGCGGGAGCGGGACAGGAGATTTCAACTCGTCCGTTCCAATTGGTGACGGGTCGTGTGTGGAAGGGCTCTGCTTTCGGGGGTGTTAAAGGCCGTACGGAGCTTCCAGGTTACGTGGAGCAGTACATGTCGGGTGAAATCAACATCGACGACATGGTGACCTTCACAATGCCACTTGAAGATATCAACAAAGCCTTTGATTATATGCATGAAGGAAAAAGCATCCGTTCTGTCATCAAGATGTAG
- a CDS encoding DUF72 domain-containing protein produces the protein MEYRIGTSGWVYPPWRNNFYPQNLPQKKELFYASRHLSSIEINGSFYSYQKPSTYLHWYSETPDDFVFSVKGPQYITHISRLKEVEMPLANFFASGVLHLREKLGVFLWQLPPSFVFNPEKAERLENFFHLLPRSFEDAGELAKKSERFSAEYSPDIIRIKKPIRHAIEVRHHSFENPEFIELLRHNDVALVFAETAGKWPYMEDITSDFLYLRLHGDETFYNKGYEPEQLRWWAQRIKIWAQGRNPKDSLTLLPATNGGVRDVFVFFDNDLKIKAPQDAEGLLLLLK, from the coding sequence ATGGAATACAGAATTGGCACATCAGGTTGGGTGTATCCACCGTGGCGAAACAACTTTTATCCCCAGAATCTTCCCCAGAAGAAAGAACTATTCTATGCCAGCCGACATTTGTCCTCGATTGAAATCAACGGCTCGTTCTATTCTTACCAAAAACCATCCACCTATTTGCATTGGTATTCAGAGACACCGGATGATTTTGTTTTTTCTGTGAAAGGCCCGCAATACATCACTCACATCAGCCGCCTGAAAGAGGTCGAAATGCCTCTGGCAAATTTCTTCGCCTCAGGAGTTCTGCACCTGCGGGAAAAGCTGGGCGTCTTTTTATGGCAACTGCCTCCCAGTTTCGTATTCAATCCGGAAAAAGCAGAGCGTCTGGAAAATTTCTTCCACCTGCTCCCCCGCAGCTTTGAAGATGCGGGGGAGCTTGCAAAGAAATCCGAACGTTTCTCTGCAGAATACTCCCCGGACATCATCAGGATTAAAAAACCGATTCGGCATGCCATAGAGGTCCGTCATCACAGCTTTGAAAATCCTGAATTCATAGAACTCCTTCGCCATAATGATGTGGCACTGGTCTTTGCCGAAACCGCCGGCAAATGGCCCTATATGGAAGACATCACCAGCGACTTTCTTTATCTGCGCCTGCATGGTGACGAAACCTTTTATAACAAAGGTTATGAGCCCGAACAGCTTCGCTGGTGGGCCCAGCGAATCAAAATCTGGGCACAAGGCAGAAATCCCAAAGACAGCCTCACCCTGCTGCCAGCGACAAACGGTGGCGTGAGGGATGTCTTCGTTTTCTTTGACAATGATCTGAAGATCAAAGCCCCTCAGGATGCAGAGGGGCTTTTGTTGCTGTTGAAATAA
- a CDS encoding BON domain-containing protein: MKFRHLFIGFLISAVACTTLAKGDDQYSTTTTKDTTTKATDQGMNESDTTLTRSIREKINSDGSVSMMGKNITIVSQNGMVTLKGAVASQEEKKKISRIANEISGNKVTDQMTVRK; the protein is encoded by the coding sequence ATGAAATTCAGACATTTGTTTATCGGTTTTCTTATCAGTGCAGTGGCCTGCACGACGCTCGCCAAGGGCGATGATCAATACTCCACCACGACAACGAAAGATACCACAACCAAAGCCACTGATCAGGGCATGAACGAGTCGGACACAACCCTGACCCGCAGTATTCGCGAAAAGATCAACAGCGATGGATCGGTATCGATGATGGGTAAAAATATCACCATCGTCAGTCAGAATGGCATGGTGACCTTAAAAGGCGCCGTGGCATCCCAGGAAGAAAAAAAGAAAATCAGCAGAATTGCCAATGAAATTTCCGGTAACAAAGTCACGGACCAGATGACGGTCAGAAAATAG
- a CDS encoding SDR family NAD(P)-dependent oxidoreductase has translation MSLTKKIITGFATGFVSALLLSKIRTQLRSRSFKGAVVLVSGGSRGLGLLIAKEFCRAGASVALTARDGNELRRAQNILQLDSPEALVHTFVCDCRIPLDVEQTVAEVVRTFGRIDVLVNNAGIISSSPLEHVTEADYEDSLAVHFWGPYHFIENCLPFMSKGSRIVNIASIGGLIPIPHRAAYCVGKHALVGYSRGLHSELAAKGIYVTTVSPNVMRTGSVDHATFKGQVQKEYAWFSILASLPMISTSADTAAQRIFQACIRGDAELILSLPTKIAATMQARFPNMFSDLMYLANMVMPGPGQATAVEGKDAHSSISPSFLTTSSQRAAERNNEGPIH, from the coding sequence ATGAGCCTGACAAAAAAGATTATCACGGGTTTCGCCACAGGTTTTGTTTCCGCCCTGCTGCTTTCCAAAATCAGAACTCAACTGCGATCACGTTCTTTCAAAGGAGCAGTGGTGCTGGTGTCTGGAGGCTCGCGGGGTTTGGGACTTCTGATCGCCAAAGAGTTCTGCCGCGCGGGGGCCAGCGTGGCCCTGACAGCAAGGGACGGTAATGAGCTGCGCCGGGCACAGAACATTTTGCAACTGGATAGCCCCGAAGCTTTGGTTCACACCTTCGTCTGCGACTGTCGCATCCCTCTGGATGTTGAACAGACCGTCGCAGAAGTTGTGCGCACCTTCGGAAGAATCGACGTGCTGGTCAACAATGCCGGCATTATTTCTTCGTCACCCTTGGAACATGTCACTGAAGCCGACTATGAGGATTCTTTGGCAGTTCACTTCTGGGGTCCTTATCATTTCATCGAAAACTGCCTGCCGTTCATGAGTAAAGGCAGCCGTATTGTGAACATTGCCTCGATCGGAGGCCTGATACCCATTCCCCACCGGGCCGCCTACTGCGTGGGAAAACATGCCCTGGTAGGATATTCCCGAGGCCTGCACTCTGAGCTTGCAGCCAAAGGTATCTATGTCACGACAGTCTCACCCAATGTCATGCGCACAGGATCCGTCGATCATGCCACCTTCAAAGGTCAGGTTCAAAAAGAGTACGCCTGGTTTTCCATCCTGGCCTCTTTACCCATGATCAGCACCAGTGCCGACACCGCCGCTCAGCGAATCTTTCAGGCATGCATTCGGGGTGATGCCGAACTGATATTGTCCTTACCCACCAAGATCGCGGCCACCATGCAGGCGCGATTCCCCAATATGTTTTCAGACTTGATGTACTTGGCAAATATGGTGATGCCAGGTCCGGGTCAGGCAACAGCGGTGGAAGGCAAAGACGCGCACTCTTCCATCTCTCCGTCTTTTTTGACAACTTCCTCTCAGCGTGCGGCGGAAAGAAACAACGAAGGTCCAATACACTAA
- a CDS encoding LysR family transcriptional regulator — MDIGRVRYFQVFAETGSLVKASEVLHVSQPALSKALRLLEQEVGTKLLEPEGRGLRLTPAGQRFKNETAGLLDQWLKVPENLLRSDSEKVPYRLGSFEVFTTYFLSHLLKSVDLGPLELHEYRPGRLEQAIAEGVVDIGITYAPIPKAGVDFTEVTKIRMGIFGLKKFKGLNWSELPFVVPLLPTQGTPSKVQGLDGWPDHEYTRQILYRVTMMESAMELCRQGLCVAYLPEFVVNLHNKALLPDYRLVEMDSPLSQKDRKQSVFLIQRKNNPESTLYRQIAKSLRNLG; from the coding sequence ATGGATATAGGACGAGTTCGTTACTTCCAGGTATTTGCAGAGACTGGTTCCTTGGTAAAGGCGTCAGAGGTGTTGCACGTGTCGCAGCCGGCCTTGTCCAAGGCGTTGCGCTTGCTTGAGCAAGAGGTGGGCACAAAGTTGCTGGAACCCGAAGGACGGGGATTGCGCCTGACTCCGGCGGGCCAGCGTTTTAAAAATGAAACAGCAGGTCTGCTGGATCAATGGTTGAAAGTTCCGGAAAATCTTCTTCGTTCCGATTCGGAGAAAGTTCCGTATCGCCTGGGTTCTTTTGAGGTGTTCACCACTTATTTCCTGAGTCACCTGCTGAAGTCCGTCGATCTTGGGCCGCTGGAGCTGCACGAATACCGGCCCGGTCGCCTGGAGCAGGCCATCGCGGAGGGAGTCGTGGATATCGGTATTACCTATGCGCCCATCCCGAAAGCCGGAGTGGACTTTACCGAGGTCACAAAAATTAGAATGGGAATTTTTGGTCTGAAGAAGTTCAAAGGCCTGAATTGGAGTGAGCTTCCGTTTGTTGTGCCCCTGCTGCCGACACAAGGCACGCCATCCAAGGTGCAGGGTTTGGATGGCTGGCCCGATCATGAATACACTCGCCAAATTCTTTACCGCGTCACCATGATGGAATCGGCGATGGAGTTGTGCCGGCAAGGGCTGTGTGTGGCCTATCTGCCAGAGTTTGTGGTCAACCTGCATAACAAGGCGCTGCTTCCGGATTATCGTTTGGTCGAGATGGATTCACCGCTTTCCCAAAAAGACCGAAAGCAGAGTGTGTTTTTAATTCAGCGAAAGAACAATCCGGAAAGCACGTTGTACCGACAGATCGCCAAGAGTCTGCGTAACTTGGGATAG
- a CDS encoding LysR family transcriptional regulator, with amino-acid sequence METIRSLQGIIAFVKIADSGSFSAAAQALGVSKSHISKTISQLESDLGVALFVRSTRKVQLTSVGERFLETCRQSLQNLDSAKKEILDLSDTPRGVLRVTLAGIFGEEYIAPVVIDMAKRYPDLKIELDFSSRVVDLIEEKFDVAIRIGHLENSSLLAQKIASRVEYVVASKAYLNASPALKDPEDLANHNCIGERSSWSFRKRGKSFQVPVKGNFKCNNPRVLQKAALSGLGVARLPGSYAFEDIKKGRLISLLENFSEGRKDIWAVTPIRHKQNINVKIFIQEVKKHLADDYANVLF; translated from the coding sequence ATGGAAACAATAAGATCGTTGCAGGGAATCATAGCCTTCGTCAAAATTGCCGACTCGGGCAGCTTCTCTGCTGCCGCTCAAGCTTTGGGAGTTTCCAAGTCCCATATCAGCAAAACCATCAGCCAGTTGGAATCCGACCTAGGCGTCGCCCTGTTCGTCCGTTCCACCCGCAAGGTGCAACTGACGAGTGTTGGAGAACGCTTCCTGGAAACGTGCCGTCAGTCCCTGCAAAATCTTGATTCTGCAAAAAAAGAAATTCTGGATCTTTCGGACACTCCTCGCGGGGTTTTACGTGTCACTCTGGCGGGCATCTTCGGCGAAGAGTACATTGCCCCCGTAGTGATTGACATGGCCAAGCGTTATCCAGACCTGAAAATCGAGCTGGATTTCTCAAGCCGCGTGGTGGATCTGATTGAAGAAAAATTCGATGTAGCCATTCGTATTGGGCATTTGGAAAACTCGTCACTGCTGGCGCAGAAGATCGCTTCCAGAGTGGAATACGTTGTGGCCTCCAAAGCTTACCTCAATGCGTCCCCGGCCTTAAAGGACCCTGAAGATCTCGCAAATCACAACTGCATTGGCGAAAGATCGTCATGGAGTTTCCGCAAAAGAGGCAAGTCCTTTCAGGTTCCTGTGAAAGGGAATTTTAAATGCAACAATCCCCGCGTTCTGCAAAAGGCGGCGCTATCGGGACTGGGGGTCGCAAGACTTCCAGGCTCTTATGCCTTTGAAGACATCAAGAAAGGCCGGTTGATCTCATTGCTTGAGAATTTCAGCGAAGGCCGTAAAGACATCTGGGCCGTGACCCCTATTCGACACAAGCAAAACATCAATGTGAAGATTTTTATTCAGGAGGTCAAAAAGCATCTGGCAGATGATTATGCGAATGTTCTTTTTTAG
- a CDS encoding DUF3341 domain-containing protein, translating to MEKGHNSVFGIFRNRAQLENCVERLKAENFRNSDISVLMPQKSETREFAHEKGTKAPEGATVGAGAGAVIGGSLGWLVGAGVIATIPALGPLVAAGPIMSALAGLGVGGAVGGLGGALVGIGIPEYEAKRYEGYVKEGGILISVHVDDGDWADKAERILKESGGEDISKAGEVRGDKSSQRDLRSHP from the coding sequence ATGGAAAAAGGTCATAATTCGGTTTTTGGTATCTTTAGAAATCGTGCACAACTTGAAAATTGTGTGGAACGTCTTAAAGCGGAAAACTTCCGTAACAGCGACATCTCAGTGCTGATGCCGCAGAAATCCGAGACGCGAGAGTTCGCCCATGAAAAGGGAACGAAAGCTCCGGAAGGCGCAACAGTCGGAGCCGGCGCCGGGGCTGTCATCGGCGGAAGTCTGGGTTGGCTGGTGGGGGCCGGGGTGATTGCCACGATCCCTGCATTGGGACCTTTGGTCGCCGCAGGTCCTATCATGAGTGCCCTGGCGGGCCTTGGTGTCGGTGGAGCCGTAGGAGGTTTGGGGGGAGCTCTGGTGGGTATTGGAATTCCAGAGTACGAAGCCAAACGCTATGAGGGGTATGTGAAAGAGGGAGGTATCCTGATTTCAGTCCACGTGGACGACGGGGACTGGGCGGACAAAGCCGAGCGTATTCTAAAAGAATCCGGCGGGGAGGATATTTCCAAAGCTGGTGAGGTTCGTGGGGATAAATCATCCCAACGCGATCTGCGGTCTCATCCGTAA